One genomic region from Peromyscus eremicus chromosome 20, PerEre_H2_v1, whole genome shotgun sequence encodes:
- the Rnd1 gene encoding rho-related GTP-binding protein Rho6, giving the protein MKERRAPQPVVVRCKLVLVGDVQCGKTAMLQVLAKDCYPETYVPTVFENYTACLETEGQRVELSLWDTSGSPYYDNVRPLCYSDSDAVLLCFDISRPETVDSALKKWRTEILDYCPSTRVLLIGCKTDLRTDLSTLMELSHQKQAPISYEQGCAIAKQLGAEIYLEGSAFTSEKSIHSIFRMASMVCLNKPSPVPPKSPARSLSKRLLHLPSRSELISSTFKKEKAKSCSIM; this is encoded by the exons ATGAAGGAGAGACGGGCGCCGCAGCCGGTGGTGGTCAGATGTAAACTCGTGCTGGTGGGGGACGTGCAGTGCGGGAAGACGGCGATGTTACAGGTGCTAGCGAAGGACTGCTACCCCGAG ACCTATGTGCCTACCGTGTTTGAGAATTACACAGCCTGTCTGGAGACCGAGGGGCAGCGAGTGGAGCTCAGTCTCTGGGATACTTCAG GGTCTCCGTACTACGACAACGTCCGTCCGCTCTGCTACAGCGACTCAGATGCAGTGTTACTGTGCTTTGACATCAGCCGTCCAGAGACTGTGGACAGCGCACTCAAAAAG TGGAGAACAGAAATCCTAGACTATTGTCCCAGCACCCGGGTTTTGCTTATTGGCTGCAAGACAGACCTGCGAACAGACCTGAGCACGCTAATGGAGCTTTCCCACCAGAAGCAGGCACCCATCTCCTatgagcag GGCTGTGCAATAGCCAAGCAGTTGGgtgcagagatctacctggaggGCTCGGcttttacttcagagaagagtatCCACAGCATCTTCCGGATGGCATCCATGGTGTGTCTCAACAAGCCTAGCCCAGTGCCCCCGAAGAGCCCTGCCCGCAGCCTCTCCAAGCGGCTTCTGCACCTGCCCAGTCGCTCTGAACTCATCTCTTCTACCTTCAAGAAGGAAAAGGCCAAAAGCTGTTCCATCATGTGA